CCTGGACTGAGCCATGAGGAACAATTACAACTGCAAAATTGTGGAATTAGTACCACAGTAGCGCTAGTGAAACAAAGCAAGACCCTAGAGGCACGGCTGGCGTTAGCAAATAAATTACAAATTCATCTTCAGTATGTAAATAAATGGATGGCTTTAGCTGACTTGGCGCGTATTCCCAGCGTAGGCGTGCAATATTGTGGTTTATTACTACATGCAGGTATTGGTTCTGTAACACAGTTGGCACAGACTCCCACTCACAAATTGCACCAACAAATTATGCGCTTGCAAGTAGCAACAATGCAGCGACGAGATTTGTGTCCAGCGATTGAGTTAGTACAACAGTGGAGTCAGCAAGCGCAAGCAATCATCAGTTAGGAGTTAAAAGTTAGGAGTTAAAATTCATAACTCCTAACTCCTCACTCCTCACTCTTTAACCAAGACACCATTAAGAAAGATATCAGCGAGTCCTTCAGCCATTTCTTGCATTTGTTGGGGGGAAGCGTCAGGTTCGATTAGGGTGTTGTTAGAAAAACCTGCGATCGCAAACATTCCCAAGAAAACTTTAGCAACTAGCTTTGCGTCCGTTTGGCGATAAATGCCTTTATCCATCGCTGTTTGAAAGAATGCTTCACCGACATCGGTCATTTTGGTAATGACTTCTAATTGGATGCGATCGCGTAAATCGGGGTGAAACTGCACTTCCATAAAACAAACGCGCATTAAATCAGCATTTTTTTGAAAGTTCCACATCCGGCGACGCATCACTTGAGCCACCGCTTTATAGCTGCCCATTTCACTTAATTCTGTTAGCAAATCGGTTAAAATTTCTACCCAGCCATTCGTCGCTACTTCTACCAAAATTGCTTTTTTATTGGGAAAATGACGAAATAACGTGCCTTCAGCTACACCTGCCGTCTGAGCTAAATCACGGGTGGTAGTACCGTCAAATCCCTGAGAGGCAAACAACCGTTGTGCTGCCTGTAAAATCCGGGTGCGCGTCTGAGCCTCTGAGGGTGGGGAAGAATTAAAAACTCGCATAAAAGTTATGGTGATATTTGCGGAACACGATTTGTAGCATTATTGTCTAACGTCAAGTCAAAAAGCTCAACAAGCTTAATACAACATTAACGTCGTTTTGCTAAGTATCCTGTTTCTCAGGTAGTGTAACTTTATCCTAATTTTTTGCTTATGAACCAGATCAGTCGGTCAATTTTGGATTTTAGATTGGGGATTTTGCAGGACTTACGCACTCAAAGCCTAAAACTTAGATCCCCCCTAACCCACGCCAGTCGCTCCACTTGGGGAGACCCCAAGACCGCGCAGGCTCCCCTTAAAAAGGGGGGGATCTCAAAAGCCCACTTTTTAAGGGGGTTGGGGGATTTCTTATGTTTAACTTCTGTATCTGTCATATCACGGCGGTTGTTCGCCACTTTGTTGGCTTTGATCGTTTTCTGGTGGGGACTACTACCAGAAATTGCTTTGGCTCAAACTCAAACTGCACCTCCTCAAGAAGCCAAAACTCAAACTCCATCAGTTCAAAGTTCGATCCAACCTTATCTGGATCGAGTCATTAAACAATTAACGGAGTTTCGCCTCGACAATGGTTTAAAATTCATTGTTTTGGAACGACATGAAGCGCCTGTGGTTTCTTTTCTTACTTATGCGGATGTCGGTGGGGTGGATGAGTCAGATGGTAAAACTGGTGTAGCTCACTTTTTAGAACATTTGGCGTTTAAAGGTACAACGCGCATTGGTACACAAAATTACAAAGCCGAAAAACCTCTATTAGAAAAATTGCAGCAGTTAGATACTCAAATTAAAACAGCAAAAGCCGATGGCAAAAAAGACGAAGCTGTGCGGTTGGAAGCTGAGTTTAAACAAGTAGAATCACAAGCAGGTAAGCTTGTCAAGCAAAATGAACTAGGGCAAATTGTCGAACAAGCCGGAGGTGTGGGTTTAAATGCCAATACTTCAACCGAAGCCACCCGTTATTTTTACAGTTTTCCTGCTAATAAGCTGGAACTCTGGATGTCGTTGGAGTCGGAACGATTTCTCGATCCGGTAATTAGTCGTGAGTTTTATAAAGAGAAAGATGTAATTTTAGAAGAACGACGGATGCGGGTGGAGAATTCACCCATTGGACTGATGCTAGAAAAATTTATCGGTACTGCTTATAAAGTGCATCCCTACAAGCGTCCAGTGATTGGTTATGACCAAGATATTCGCAATCTGACACCGGATGATGTGCAGAATTTTTTTGATACTCACTATGTACCAAGTAATTTAGCGATCGCTATTGTCGGAGATGTTAACGCGACTCAGGTGAAAAAACTAGCGCAAATTTATTTTGGCCGCTATCAAGCAAAAACCAAAGCTGTTGAACAAATCCCGGTGGAACCACCACAAAAACAAACACGGGAAGTTACTTTACAGCTAGCTTCTCAACCCTGGTATTTAGAAGGTTATCATCGTCCGGCAATTACTCATCCAGATAATGCAGTCTATGAAATCATTGGCAGTTTATTAAGTGATGGACGCACGTCGCGGTTATATAAGTCTTTGGTAGAAAAGCAGCGTTTGGCACTAAGCGCTCAAGGTTACAGTGGATTTCCTGGAGATAAGTATCCAAACTTAATCTTTTTCTATGCTCTCACGGCTCCTGGTCATACAGTTGATGAAGTGGCGGTGGCTTTGCGCCAAGAGATTGACAAATTAAAAACTGAACCTGTAGCGGCGGTTGATTTGGAACGGGTGAAAACCCAAGCACGGGCGGGTTTGTTGCGTACCCTGAATTCAAATATGGGGATGGCTCAACAATTGTTGGAATATGAGGTAAAAACTGGCTCTTGGCGGAATTTGTTTAAGCAGTTGGATGATATTTCGGCGGTGACGACGGCTGATATTGTGCGAGTGGCGAAGGAGACTTTTACGCCGGGGAATCGCACGATTGGGAAGTTGTTGTCGAAGGAAGGATAAGAGAAACGAACCGCAGAGACGCTGAGGGCGCAGAGGTAGAGAGATATGAAGAGGCACAAGATGAAGGGTAAAAGGCGGATGGCTTTGAAAATCAAGAATGGGAAGGGGTTAATTTATGCATTGGTTGCTGTTTTTGCGTGTTTACTTTTAACTTGTAATTTTTCTCTGGCGGCGACGGTTGAGGCAAAGCACTATACTGAGTTGCAGCTACCGGCGCTACCTGAGATTAAGATACCGAAATATGAGCGGTTTGTTCTCCAAAATGGCTTGGTTGTCTATTTAATGGAGGATCGCGAATTGCCTTTGGTGAATGGGACGGCGTTTGTCAGAACAGGGAATCGCTTGGAACCAATGGAGAAGGTTGGGTTAGCGGGTTTTACTGGCGCGGTAATGCGAACTGGGGGAACTAAGCAACATTCGGCTGATGAACTCAATCAGATATTGGAACAACGGGCGGCATCTGTGGAAGCTAGTATTGGTGAAGGTTCTGGTAGTGCTAGCTTTGATGCATTGAGTGAAGATTTAGAAACGGTGTTTGGGCTATTTGCTGAGGTGCTGCGATCGCCAGCATTTGCTCAAGAAAAGCTAGATTTGGCGAAAACTCAAGCTAAGGGTGGTATTGCCCGTCGCAATGATAATCCGAATGGGATTGCCAATCGAGAATTTAAAAAATTGATCTATGGGAAAGATAGTCCATACTCTCGCACTATAGAGTATGCAACGGTGGATCGGATTGAGCGTGAGGATTTGATCGAGTTTTATCAGCAATATTTCCACCCTAATAATATAATTTTGGGGATTGTGGGCGATTTTGACTCTCAGAAAATGCGATCGCTAATTCAAGCTAAGTTTGGCGACTGGAATCGTAACCCAGGGATTGCTAAACCCAAGTTACCAGACGTTTCGCCAGCTAATACAGGTGGAGTCTTTTTTGTTAATCAACCACAACTAACCCAAAGTAATGTGCTTCTCGGCCATTTAGGCGGACGGTTTGACAGTCCCGATTATGCAACACTGGATGTCTTGAATGGGGTGTTAAATGGATTTGGAGGACGCTTATTTAATGAAGTGCGATCGCGCCAAGGTTTAGCTTACTCTGTCTATGGCCAATGGAGTCCCCGCTACGATTATCCTGGGATGTTTATTGCTGGTGGACAAACGCGATCGGATGCTACCGTGCAGTTTGTCAAAGCCTTACAAGCTGAAATCAAGCGTACCCAAACTCAAAGAGTCACAGCAAAAGAACTGGCTTATGCTAAAGAATCTACTCTCAACTCCTTTGTATTCAACTTTCAAGATCCCAGCCAAACCTTATCACGGTTGATGCGATACGAATATTACGGCTATCCCGCTGATTTCCTCTTTCGCTATCAAAAAGCCGTCGCCGCCACCACAGCTGCTGATGTACAACGGGTAGCACGAGAATACCTCAAGCCAGAAAAGATTGTGACTCTAGTGGTGGGGAATCAAGCCGCCATTCAACCGCCATTGACGCAGCTAGCAGCAAAGGTGACACCAATCGATGTAACGATTCCTGGTTCGCAACCACAGGCGAAGAAGTAATCACAAATTGCGATCGCAACGATAAGTAGTTAAACAAAATTAATTACACAATGTCATTGCGAATGGAGCGTAAAGCCTTCGGCATAGCTTCGCTTAACGCGGTAGCGTCTCGTAGAGATAGCTAAATGAAGCATAAGTCCTTCGGACACGCTTCGCGAACGTGGGGGCTGGGATTGCTTCGCTTCGCTCGCAATGACTGTAATTAATTCTGCATGGTTACTTAAGTAGAGACGCGATTTATCGCGTCTCTAGTCAAATCAGATAATTTGCTTCTTTATCAGGAAATGACTCAGGACAAATTGTAGTAACCAATAGAAACTAAATCAGGAACCAAAACCTCTGGGGATTCCAGAGGTTTTTTCTTTAAACTAGACATCTGGTGAAATTAAATATGCGTTATCCAGAACCCTTGTAGAGATGTAGCAGTGCTACGTCTCTACATTTATTATCGGAGATGTCTACTGTAGTGATGTCGTAGCAAAATTAGTAAATAATGTAATACGTGCCTATATCAAAAGCCACTAATGCCGCAAAATAACCAAACTGCTGTTGAATTCCGCAATGTCACCTTTAGCCGCAATCATCGCCCCTTGGTGTCAAATCTCAATTTCACCATCCGCCAGGGAGAAGCACTGGTATTACTTGGACGCAGTGGTAGCGGCAAAACCACAACAATGAAGTTAATTAATCGCCTATTCATACCGACACAAGGCGAAGTTTTATTTGATAGCATTCCCACAACTGAATGGGATGAAATTAAACTGCGGCGAAAAATTGGTTACGTCATTCAAGAAATTGGTTTATTTCCTCATTTTACAGTTGAACGTAATGTGGGTTTAGTCCCCTCTTTGGAAGGTTGGCAACCAAAACAAATTAAAACGCGCGTCTATGAATTGTTGCAATTAATTGGTTTAGAACCAGCACAATTTGCAGGGCGTTACCCGCACGAACTTTCGGGGGGACAAAGGCAAAGAGTCGGTGTAGCTAGGGCTTTAGCAGCAGATCCGCCAGTGTTGTTGATGGATGAACCCTTTGGCGCACTCGATCCGATTACGCGTCTAGAACTGCAACAAGAGTTTCGGCGTTTGCAGCAAGAATTAGGCAAAACAGTTGTGTTTGTCACCCACGATATTCAAGAAGCTTTGGTTTTGGCATCAAGAATTGGTTTAATGTATGGCGGAGAATTGGTAGTATTAGGGACAACAGATGAATTTATGCGATCGCAACACCCAGAAAGTCTAGCCTTTCTTAAATGTCTGCGTTCCTTCCCAGAAAATTTATGAAAAATTTCTTCCTCGTTAAGTATGCCCCAGAAATTCTTCAGCATACTCTCGAACACTTATTTTTGGTCGGTATCGCTATTGGAATTGCTATACTTGTAGGCATTCCTTTAGGCATTTTGATTACACGCAAAACTTATCTCCGCCAACCAATTCTCGTCATAGCAAATATTTTTCAAACTATTCCTAGTTTGGCGCTATTTGGTTTACTCATTCCGATTGCCGGAATTGGTGCAGTACCTGCAATTATTGCCCTCACTGTATATTCTTTACTGCCGATAATTCGTAACACTTACACAGGTATTGCTGGTGTAGATCCAGCGATTCGAGAAGCTGGGAGAGGCATGGGAATGACAGATAGACAATTGTTATTACAAGTTGAGATTCCCTTGGCGATGGGAGTAATTCTGGCAGGGGTACGAGTAGCAACGGTAATTGGCATTGGTATTGCAACTATTGCAGCCGCAATTGGTGCTGGTGGTTTGGGAGTTTTTATTTTTCGCGGCATATCAGTAGTGAACAATCAGCTAATTTTAGCTGGTGCAGTACCGGCAGCAGTAATTGCATTACTGGCTGACTTTGCAATTGGCTGGTTGGAGAATAAATTAAAGATTAAAAGTTAATGAAAAGATTTTTAGCATTGTGCTTTTTAGCTTGTGCTTTGTTATTAGCAATTACTAGCTGCACACCACATATAAATAGTAGTAGTGATGGCAATATTATTGTTGCTTCCAAAGATTTTACTGAACAAGATATTTTAGGTGAACTTTTAGCACAACAAATTGAGGCAACAACTAATTTAAAAGTATCTCGCCGCCCTCGTTTAGGTGGTTCTTTTGTTTGTCATAGTGCAATTACTGCTGGCAAAATTGATGCTTATATTGAATATACGGGGACAGCTTTTACTGCAATTTTAAAGCAAAAGACAGTTAACGATCCTAAAGAAGTTTATAAAATATTAAAACAAGCATACTCCCAGCAATTCAATTTAGAAGTGATGCCAAGCTTAGGTTTTGAAAACACTTTTGCGATGATTATCCGGGGTGATGATGCTAAACGCTACAACATTCAAACTCTCTCTGAGGCTACTCAATATACACCGCGGTGGCGCGGCGGTTTTGGCTACGAGTTTTTAGAACGAGAAGATGGTTTTGCTGGATTAGCTAAGACTTACAATCTACGTTTTGTGAAATCACCCCAAATCATGGACTTGGGCTTAATATATCGTGCTTTAATTCAAAAACAGGTAGATATGGTGGCGGGAAATTCTACCGATGGGCAGATTTCTCGGTTGGGTTTATTTGTTTTAAAAGATGATAAACATTATTTTCCACCTTACGAAACTGTGCCAATTGTTCGACAAGAAATATTAAAAAAATATCCTCAGTTAAGAACTGCGATCGCTTCCCTCGCTGGAAAGATTTCGGCAGATGAAATGCGGCAGTTAAACTATTTAGTTGAGGGAGAATTACGTGATGTTAAAGATGTTGTCCAGGAGTTTCGCAAATCGAAAGGATTAAAATAATTCGTAATTAAGGGTTAGCGTCACGCACCAAAACCTGAAATGGTGCGTTACGGAAGCTGTAACACACCCTACTGTTGTCCACGCAAAAAGTTCTTTAACCACCTTATGACTTCACTTGTTGTTTGCTCATTGGCCATTTGAAAACACTGCTGCACAATTTCTCTGACGTTAGGAAAGTAGATGCTTTCTGTAAGTACATAACTTTCTAGGAGTAATCTATAAATTAATAACCGATTCTTTTTTAATATCCAGACTTCTGGCACTCGATAAGGTAAGTAATCATTAATGTCGGTGTAGCTTGTCACATCTATTTCAATTGCTAAATCTGGTGGTGGATCTGATTCCCAATCAATTCTTTTTTTACCTACTACTGCTCTGCAATTTTCAATGTAAAAAGAATAGTCTGGTTCAATACCACTAATTTCTGGCAAGCTCATGGTGATGGGCGTAAATGATTCGTAGCTTTGCTCTAAATGATCTAGCAGAACTTTAGCAATATCTGCCAATAAGCTTGCATCTCTTCCATGTTCTGGTAATGGTGCCATTAGCAAAATTTCTCCTCTGCGATATTTAATCCGAGGCGAGGAACGATCGGCTAATTGCTGACTCAATACGTGATAATCTTGCCAGTTTCCCAACAGTTTCAACACTGCGCCAGGTGGTAACTCTATTCTTTGTGGTGTAATGACGGTATCCATATTAGTTCACATTTTAGATGTTGCGATCGCACTATTTAGATTGAGGATAAACGATTACAGGATTCATGGGCTTTTGCTTACAAATACAAAGCCACGGCTCTTATTTGATGAAGAATCAGTTGTAAGCATTGCTTTCCATAAATCTGCTGTTTTTACCCAAACTGGTGGATACTTATAACGAGAAACATCAAGAATTAAAAATCTATCTGTTTGTTCGTTATATGCTGCTATAGGGGAAATATGCCCACCTTTTTCTTGACCGATTGCTTTGCGTAAATAGTTTACTAAAACAAAATTTTGCGGCTGTTTTAAATTTTCTGCTGCTTGTTTGCGGAACTGTTCTAAGTTAGTGTCGCTAGCGTGGTAAACATTAACTTTAACACCATAGCTAGCTAAAAATTCTCCTAATTGGTCTAGAGTCATGCCTTGGTGGGAAACAACTTCAGGACTTAGCACTTTTTTTGTATTATCATTGCTAAAAAAGTTTTCTTGAGTAAATACTCGATATGGCTTGTATTGGGGTGCTTCTGGTGCTGGAATTTGTAGACCATTCAAGACCATAACCATACTAGCAATACCACAATATGCCTGATTGTTTTGAGTGATGAATTGCATACTCAGTGGGAAAAAATCTTCTTTTGATTTACTCTCAACTAATAATTTTTCGCCTTCAGGGGTATTAAAACCTACTAAGTTAGGGGAAAGTGGTAATGTTTGAGGAAGAACACTTCCACTAGAGATGCACAATCCAATAGTTAAAGCTTGGAAAAATGTTTTACTGACTTTTAGTAACATAGCATTTACAAGTATTGTAAAATCTTCAAATCAGATCGTATTTAGGACTTACGCAAACAATATCTAAAACCCTAATTCTATGGTAGGGGCAATTCATGAATTGCCCTTACAGCGTGTCCTTTTACGTAAGTCCTAATATTAATAATCTCACACCAAGATGCTGAACAAGTCTAATACTTTAGGAAAAATGACATGAAAATGCTTACTGTTGTCAAACCTAAGCAAATTGCGATGCCTGGGTTGAGGGTAGCGATCGCAGTCTCTTCTTTTACCCTCTTTATTTATAGCCAAGTTGCATCAGCTACCTTAACTTTACCCCTACGCAGCAAAAAGGGAATGGTGGTTTCAGCCCATCCTTTAGCGAGTGAAGCAGGAGTTACAATGTTACGCAAAGGTGGTAATGCTGTTGATGCCGCTGTCGCTACAACTTTTGCACTCTCTGTAGTTGAGCCTTTTTCAGCAGGAATCGGTGGCGGCGGATTTTTGCTGCTGCACTCTGAAAAAACTGGTGAGATGAAAGCTTTAGATTTTCGGGAACGCGCACCCCTGAAAGCTACAAGAAATATGTATTTAGATGCACAAGGAAAGCTGCGTCCCAATGCAAGTATTAATGGTTATTTAGCAGTAGGGACACCAGGAACGGTGGCGGGACTTTATGAAGTGCATCATCGCTATGGTAAACTTCCTTGGCAAGAGGTAATTAAACCTGCGATCGCACTTGCTAAAGATGGCTTTATAGTTAGCAATGCAGCAACCTGGCGTTCTCTGCAAGCAAACGATACCCGCAAACAAGTAATTCTCAACAATCCAGCAGCGCGGGAAATTTTCACTCACAATGGTGAATTTTATCAACCAGGGGAGAGGCTAGTGCAGCGTGATTTGGCAAGTACTTTAGCCGCAATTGCCCAAAACCCCCAAAGTTTTTACACCGGAAGTATTGCGCGGGCGATCGCTGCTGATATGGTAAAAAATGGTGGTTTAATTACTCTAGAAGACCTGAAAGCCTACAAACCAATCTGGCGGACTCCCATTTGTGGGAATTTTCGGAAAGCGAAAATTTGCTCAATGCCACCACCTTCATCGGGAGGTGTTCATCTATTGCAGATTTTAAATATTATCGGTGATACTGATTTAAAATCTTTGGGCTGGCATCATCCCGACGCTATCCACTTAATGGTAGAAGCAATGAAGATTGCTTACGCCGATCGCTCACAATATTTAGGCGATCCTGATTTTGTGAAAGTTCCTGTACAAGAATTACTCAGTCCCGGTTACGCCAAAAAACGCCGTCAAGAAATTAATATGCAAGTGGCTAGACCCTCGACCGAGGTCAAGCCAGTAGATCAAAAGACGCTACAACGTTTTAGCCAAACTAATAATCAGAGTTTAGGAAAAAATATTATCCCCTTATCCCATCAATCTCTGAAACTACACGCGACGCGCCATGAATCTCTTGAAACCACTCATCTTACTGTTGTGGATGAAGAACGTAACGCTGTAAGTCTGACTTTCACAGTTAACCTAATTTTTGGTGCTGGCGTAGTAACACCGGGGACTGGAATTGTTCTTAATAACGAGATGGATGATTTTGCCTCTGCGCCAGGAGTACCTAATGCCTTTGGTTTAGTTGGTAACGATGCCAACAGCATTGCACCCCGCAAGACTCCCCTATCGAGTATGACTCCCACAATTGTTACAGAAAATGGTCATTTTCGCATGGCAGCAGGTGCGCCCGGTGGCAGCACTATTATCACCCAGGTTTTACAAATAATCCTGAATGTGCTGGAATACAACATGGATGTTGGCGCAGCTATTTCTGTTCCACGCATACATCATCAATGGCTTCCCGATGAGTTGCGTGTAGAATCCTGGGGTTTAGATGCTCTGACTATGGAAGACTTACGCCATCGGGGGCATAAAATTAAGGAAACTACACCTTGGGGTAATGGTAATGCGATCGCACTCACATCTGATGGAACTCTAGAAGGTGCGGCAGATCCTCGCGGTGAAGGTTCCCCCAGAGGTTTTTAACAAAGAGTAGGGAGTAGGGAGTGATGAGAAAATAACCAATGCCCTTATTGATTTTGGGTTGTTGACTCTGCGTAGCTGCTGCTGCCAAACTCATTTGCCCGTGCGCTAGGTACTAGTGTCCAACCTGCTTTGAGAAGTTTTTGATAAGTTGCCCAACCTTTAGAACCACCTGGTATTTGATAATCTGGCACTGCCAAATGTCCAAAAGCTGTGTAGGGCCGCCAAGGCTGATTGGGTTCTGTCTGCAAATACAAAGTTTTCTCTCCGTCACCACCAGACTTAGATAACCAGCACATTTGTCGATGCATTGCAAACTCCTTTTGCTTTTAGCTTACTACTAACGCATAATATCAGACTTTTGTCAAGCCATTTATCACCCTTGTGGCCTATTTTTGGACAGAAAGATAAACAGCTTTGCCTCACCTTGTTTACTAGGGTGAGATTTTTCTCATGTTATCCGCGTTTTTTGCGATCGTGTGTAGCAATA
This genomic interval from Nostoc sp. KVJ3 contains the following:
- a CDS encoding ATP-binding cassette domain-containing protein, encoding MPQNNQTAVEFRNVTFSRNHRPLVSNLNFTIRQGEALVLLGRSGSGKTTTMKLINRLFIPTQGEVLFDSIPTTEWDEIKLRRKIGYVIQEIGLFPHFTVERNVGLVPSLEGWQPKQIKTRVYELLQLIGLEPAQFAGRYPHELSGGQRQRVGVARALAADPPVLLMDEPFGALDPITRLELQQEFRRLQQELGKTVVFVTHDIQEALVLASRIGLMYGGELVVLGTTDEFMRSQHPESLAFLKCLRSFPENL
- a CDS encoding glycine betaine ABC transporter substrate-binding protein, which encodes MKRFLALCFLACALLLAITSCTPHINSSSDGNIIVASKDFTEQDILGELLAQQIEATTNLKVSRRPRLGGSFVCHSAITAGKIDAYIEYTGTAFTAILKQKTVNDPKEVYKILKQAYSQQFNLEVMPSLGFENTFAMIIRGDDAKRYNIQTLSEATQYTPRWRGGFGYEFLEREDGFAGLAKTYNLRFVKSPQIMDLGLIYRALIQKQVDMVAGNSTDGQISRLGLFVLKDDKHYFPPYETVPIVRQEILKKYPQLRTAIASLAGKISADEMRQLNYLVEGELRDVKDVVQEFRKSKGLK
- the ggt gene encoding gamma-glutamyltransferase; the protein is MPGLRVAIAVSSFTLFIYSQVASATLTLPLRSKKGMVVSAHPLASEAGVTMLRKGGNAVDAAVATTFALSVVEPFSAGIGGGGFLLLHSEKTGEMKALDFRERAPLKATRNMYLDAQGKLRPNASINGYLAVGTPGTVAGLYEVHHRYGKLPWQEVIKPAIALAKDGFIVSNAATWRSLQANDTRKQVILNNPAAREIFTHNGEFYQPGERLVQRDLASTLAAIAQNPQSFYTGSIARAIAADMVKNGGLITLEDLKAYKPIWRTPICGNFRKAKICSMPPPSSGGVHLLQILNIIGDTDLKSLGWHHPDAIHLMVEAMKIAYADRSQYLGDPDFVKVPVQELLSPGYAKKRRQEINMQVARPSTEVKPVDQKTLQRFSQTNNQSLGKNIIPLSHQSLKLHATRHESLETTHLTVVDEERNAVSLTFTVNLIFGAGVVTPGTGIVLNNEMDDFASAPGVPNAFGLVGNDANSIAPRKTPLSSMTPTIVTENGHFRMAAGAPGGSTIITQVLQIILNVLEYNMDVGAAISVPRIHHQWLPDELRVESWGLDALTMEDLRHRGHKIKETTPWGNGNAIALTSDGTLEGAADPRGEGSPRGF
- a CDS encoding Uma2 family endonuclease, which codes for MDTVITPQRIELPPGAVLKLLGNWQDYHVLSQQLADRSSPRIKYRRGEILLMAPLPEHGRDASLLADIAKVLLDHLEQSYESFTPITMSLPEISGIEPDYSFYIENCRAVVGKKRIDWESDPPPDLAIEIDVTSYTDINDYLPYRVPEVWILKKNRLLIYRLLLESYVLTESIYFPNVREIVQQCFQMANEQTTSEVIRWLKNFLRGQQ
- a CDS encoding phytochelatin synthase family protein, with the translated sequence MLLKVSKTFFQALTIGLCISSGSVLPQTLPLSPNLVGFNTPEGEKLLVESKSKEDFFPLSMQFITQNNQAYCGIASMVMVLNGLQIPAPEAPQYKPYRVFTQENFFSNDNTKKVLSPEVVSHQGMTLDQLGEFLASYGVKVNVYHASDTNLEQFRKQAAENLKQPQNFVLVNYLRKAIGQEKGGHISPIAAYNEQTDRFLILDVSRYKYPPVWVKTADLWKAMLTTDSSSNKSRGFVFVSKSP
- a CDS encoding M16 family metallopeptidase, yielding MALIVFWWGLLPEIALAQTQTAPPQEAKTQTPSVQSSIQPYLDRVIKQLTEFRLDNGLKFIVLERHEAPVVSFLTYADVGGVDESDGKTGVAHFLEHLAFKGTTRIGTQNYKAEKPLLEKLQQLDTQIKTAKADGKKDEAVRLEAEFKQVESQAGKLVKQNELGQIVEQAGGVGLNANTSTEATRYFYSFPANKLELWMSLESERFLDPVISREFYKEKDVILEERRMRVENSPIGLMLEKFIGTAYKVHPYKRPVIGYDQDIRNLTPDDVQNFFDTHYVPSNLAIAIVGDVNATQVKKLAQIYFGRYQAKTKAVEQIPVEPPQKQTREVTLQLASQPWYLEGYHRPAITHPDNAVYEIIGSLLSDGRTSRLYKSLVEKQRLALSAQGYSGFPGDKYPNLIFFYALTAPGHTVDEVAVALRQEIDKLKTEPVAAVDLERVKTQARAGLLRTLNSNMGMAQQLLEYEVKTGSWRNLFKQLDDISAVTTADIVRVAKETFTPGNRTIGKLLSKEG
- a CDS encoding M16 family metallopeptidase yields the protein MKRHKMKGKRRMALKIKNGKGLIYALVAVFACLLLTCNFSLAATVEAKHYTELQLPALPEIKIPKYERFVLQNGLVVYLMEDRELPLVNGTAFVRTGNRLEPMEKVGLAGFTGAVMRTGGTKQHSADELNQILEQRAASVEASIGEGSGSASFDALSEDLETVFGLFAEVLRSPAFAQEKLDLAKTQAKGGIARRNDNPNGIANREFKKLIYGKDSPYSRTIEYATVDRIEREDLIEFYQQYFHPNNIILGIVGDFDSQKMRSLIQAKFGDWNRNPGIAKPKLPDVSPANTGGVFFVNQPQLTQSNVLLGHLGGRFDSPDYATLDVLNGVLNGFGGRLFNEVRSRQGLAYSVYGQWSPRYDYPGMFIAGGQTRSDATVQFVKALQAEIKRTQTQRVTAKELAYAKESTLNSFVFNFQDPSQTLSRLMRYEYYGYPADFLFRYQKAVAATTAADVQRVAREYLKPEKIVTLVVGNQAAIQPPLTQLAAKVTPIDVTIPGSQPQAKK
- a CDS encoding TetR/AcrR family transcriptional regulator → MRVFNSSPPSEAQTRTRILQAAQRLFASQGFDGTTTRDLAQTAGVAEGTLFRHFPNKKAILVEVATNGWVEILTDLLTELSEMGSYKAVAQVMRRRMWNFQKNADLMRVCFMEVQFHPDLRDRIQLEVITKMTDVGEAFFQTAMDKGIYRQTDAKLVAKVFLGMFAIAGFSNNTLIEPDASPQQMQEMAEGLADIFLNGVLVKE
- a CDS encoding ABC transporter permease, whose product is MKNFFLVKYAPEILQHTLEHLFLVGIAIGIAILVGIPLGILITRKTYLRQPILVIANIFQTIPSLALFGLLIPIAGIGAVPAIIALTVYSLLPIIRNTYTGIAGVDPAIREAGRGMGMTDRQLLLQVEIPLAMGVILAGVRVATVIGIGIATIAAAIGAGGLGVFIFRGISVVNNQLILAGAVPAAVIALLADFAIGWLENKLKIKS
- a CDS encoding DUF4332 domain-containing protein; the protein is MSAKNTKNRNLIASRDWPIEQLPGLSHEEQLQLQNCGISTTVALVKQSKTLEARLALANKLQIHLQYVNKWMALADLARIPSVGVQYCGLLLHAGIGSVTQLAQTPTHKLHQQIMRLQVATMQRRDLCPAIELVQQWSQQAQAIIS